TCACCCAATCACCTCACTCTGTGGGTAATCGTGTGTGGACGTGTGGTCGTATACGAAAAGACGGATAACAAGAAAAAGGTtactacaataaaattaaacgtgAAGACCTATGGGACGAAATATGAATGAATTCATTTGGTTGATATAAACTAAAGTGCTCGCGGTCTCGCATATGCCGCGTAGCAATGCCGCGCACACGCTCTTTGATACGTCCAAACTAGCGCGCGGCAGAATTGTGTCCGATGAACGCCGCGCATTTTTGTCGCGCAATGTCTGGACACACCTTTACATGAAGCTGGCAAATACATCGCTCTGTAGAGAGTGTGCAATAGAAGACGAGACGGTAAgtcatattgtttgtgactGTTCCAAACTCGCGTACTTAAAGGAAACCTTTTGGTGTACCATGGCCCCAAATTTCGAATATAAAGAACATACCCttctgttctatattaacgttcattaaaacCTTGGGCTGGTTTTCTGACCCCTGAATGAACTGTAAAATGTGGGGACGTACAAAAGGCccgctggggcctaagtgctgtgAAGGAATTCACCTCCCACGTGAAGCCGCATACCTACAAAGAAGTCATCTATCCGTACTCCTATATTCGAGCGTTTCCTTGTCGACTGTTTGATTGTATAGGATACATATTAAAGAGGGTAGGCGACAGCATCCTTATAATATTTAGTGTTTGGCCAACTTTCTGACATGgtttgatttgtttttgttgcCGATGTTGCGGCACTATACAATTCTTTTATTGTCCTCACATAGTTCAGTTTTATACTTGCGTTGTCTAACACTTCAAACAATTTGTTTCGTGGTACACTGCCAAATGCCGCTTCCCTTTATAATTTTCACAATTTCTCCTGTCATCGTTTTTATGAATCGGGGTTATGTGTATGTTTCCAATCGATCGGTATTCCTAGAATGAGTGCGTTTAGAGCCTGGAGTGTGTAAATTACCTTTTTGTATATCCAGGATACCTCGCTGTCATGTTTGTATAACAGACAAACAAATATAATACCACGATTGCTACCCATGTATGTAAACGATTTGGTCTACAAACAGTTAGACATATAGGCGATACCACGATTGCTACCCATGTATGTAAACGATTTGGTCTACAAACAGTTTGAATATCAAACAGTTGCAAGAGTAACACACAAATTATTCCAACGCATTTTTAGATTCACCATTTTTTTGAAggaattcatttaatttaaaaataattccaaagaaattatttgtttatatatatatatatatatatcttcaTACATCTTCTTCTGGCGTAACTCCAAAAATGAATTGAATTAGATACAGTTTAGGTATAATTTACATACGTTTTTATTAGTTATTCTTTTTTCGtgaattttaacgttttatgAGCAAAAGTAaatgaaagatttaaaaagtttatatattaGCCAAAAGGCTAAATTATATTAGACCGGTTTAGACTCATCAGTAGTTTCATGATATTTatacgtataaaaaaatttaaatttgaacttttaatttcaatttaattttaagattagttaaaaaaatattaacttacTTTTACTGCTAAATTACTGAGGGAATCCAGTTGGATTTGAAGTTCactatttcttttttgggATTCTTCGAGTTGTTGAGTTAGGTTGCTTATATCCTAGAAAACAAAGTTTGAAGATTtagttgttaatttaaaatttctctaaTATACAGTGCATCTGTAAACGGTTTATGGGAAAATCCCtgaatttttgcaatttgtcGGTgtagatttgatttttttcccGCTATTTTTAGAGGAGtgatgacgtcatcgatattttttcaaatagcaatCCCCCCTCATTTTCATAACGGAACAtgaaagagatttttttctgaatctaacTATTTCATATTTGATTGACATGATAAAAACAGCAGTAGCTATGAGCAACTATGacaaccaattattttaaacaaattcctAAGTGTCAACAAGTGATTTAGTAATTCCTAAGTGTTGAAGTGTGGTGCTGtgccatcttgttggaattgAGTTGGGTCAACATTATCAGGATGAGGCCGTTATGGACGGAATGACatcgttttgaaaatatctaaaCATCTCTGTCCAGTTAactttatacaaaaaagttgGGATAGTATCCCGTACTATTTCACTCcacatatcgattttttgtgGATAATACATTACATaaattggaccgcgttatacatcacttgactaagcgacattttatcgtttttagagattttcatgctgtctggtaggtaaaggtgtaacttatcttagaaaaaatgcagaataccGAAAGGCATAAAATACtgtttgttttaaaggataaagctaaacgccaatcacgttatacgatttCAAATCTGATTTGCATTATACGTTTAAACCGACTTAGATACAACACTTACAATTagatacaccaagaaattctacaatagaaaaaataagtgaacctacaatttcgggccagtgtcgttttctagatgttagtataaaattaaaagtttatgtcttttattttatatagagattaagtctaactagtttcggcccttggccatcttcagagactccaCAAATAGATCAACAtctaaaaaatatagaaaaaagtaaaaacttttataagaaatactaaaatatttaatttaattagtaaacatgtttcgaaactaatgtttcatcttcagtacttaaatcaaatttgtttcaaatttaaaaatttcttgatgggttattttccaagaaatttttaaagaattttatttaattttttgatttttgtaaatttttaaaatattttatgtttaagaaGAATTACTTATACCTAATCCCAACATACcctacaacatttttttacatcaatttgtaaatttaatttaagtactgaagatgaaacattatatttttttaattatttgagaaatatggagaatttcatcccttttagattaacatctctcatcttatccattttacaaacgacagcggtaggtagcgctagttagcataagatatcactatgttgcatatttttattgcactaaaactagaactaacacaagatcaaaaactagaatcattcgggtttagccgtcttgagaaacgtgggactaaatccgaatgtttctagttctcagtctggtgttagttctagtggcagtagtaggtagcgctagttagcataagatattactatgttgcatatttttattgcactaaaactagaactaacacaagatcaagaactagaatcactcgggtttagccgtcttgagagacgagggactaaatccgaatgtttctagttctcggtctggtgttagttctagtggcagtagtaggtagcgctagttagcataagatattactatgttgcatatttttattgcactaaaactagaacgagaactagaaacattcaggtttagtcgtgaaaaatctttcagttgtcaatgtcaactataattttattattatattcgtaatcttcataagataacctttaaagtgagtccacttgacgcatttatctcaaaaaaactaaaagttcgaactttcaactgacatatttgtcaacttcataaaaaaatcctttagaatgagtccaaactcgacatattttactttaatattaatggaaatacaatcacttccggtttgaaacgtcaacgtcaatttgacatcttcattaaaaaaacctttaaaatgagtccaaagatgacgcacttatctcaaaaacaaaaaagttagaataaaaaacattaaacactAAGTTAGCAataatgaagatagcaatttaatttttaaatattaataccaaccttaatttaattatttttttttattatatttttattttttttgtgacaaatattaagacattttataaaaattaagaatatgtcaaaatgatattGACATTTCCAACCGGAAGttcttatatctcgagtaatattggagtTAAACgtattattacaaatatgtcataattgacgttgacattcttaaccggaagttgaccataactttattaatattgaagataaatatgtcgtgtttgtactcatgttaaaggatttttaatgaagattacaaatatgtcaaaattgaggttgacattttaaacttgaagttagttatcatgtaatagaagttttataactgaagttaatctagtgttagtcagtCACGTTTctgcactttctttttattttttgggccatttcacattgattaagaaaaatcgtcgatttttaagccatatgatgattcttgaatttttcccaagtCTCTTAATagttcttttgttaaaaaagagcgttCTTAAATTCGTCcttcgtccttaatttcattttacaaccttttaaactttaattttgtaaattagtaactaataatctgatttcgactttgataggtgatcttttttaacaaaacaaaaagaaatattaagaaacttgtttgtaaaatggataagatgagagatgttaatctatttgtataCCAACTGCTGGCTCtggtcccacaaacgctttagTACTAGTTCATCTGCGGATATTGGGTGTGCGACTTTCTTGGCTAATTTGGATTTTGGGTAGCCCAATACCGACAATTTTGTCTATTTACTTGTTCACTCAATGTAAATGTTCCGTCGTcggaaaaaattatgtttttgacgAATTTTTCGTTGTCGTTGTAAAAACGACGACATCGTTCACGAATGAGGTTTACTTCATAGAGGTGATATTTTGcgttttttacaattttgtatgtatgtgTATGTATGTAGAGAGAGGGGTGCGTAATTTTTACgcgcacttaggccccagtgGGCCCCTTGTGCATACTCCCTTGGAGGCTCGAGATGGTAGAGAAGATCTCGTTAGGTGACGATACCGCTTACTCGTTTCCAATGACGAGTTACCGCCGCCCCGACCCCGAGGGGTCAGAGGGCGCTCACGCGCATTCGTCCCTATAAGTCGAGCCTCACACACATGCGTGCTAACGACAACCAGAGATGTTAGACTGGTTGCCGGGACCGACGGCTTAACGTCCCCTCCGAAGGACGGGGGGCGACTCGACGTGAATTCACCGGGGTTCGAACCCGGGACGTCTGCGTGTTAACCCGAGAGCTAACACGCTGAGCCATCACGCCCCCTTACAATTTTGTAAACTGTTGATTTACTAATGACAAGATTCGATCCAATAAAGAGTATTAGGACAGTAATATGAGGGTTTTCTTGCCCAGAAAAAACACGTTTTATTAAATCTTCCCTGAAACATTTGGTCAGCCAGACTTCAAAAAATCTCGCAGATGTCcatgctttttaaatttagtcacaACTAGGCACCATACTTTGACTAATGAGTTGCCGACAGGATATGTTGCATTAAAGAGGTCAACTACTTactaaattagtttttaacagttaggaaattgtttaaaataattggttagcATAGTTagtcatggctactgctatttttatcatgtcAAGCAAAAATGGGGGAATGTTATTTCAACAGaatatcgatgacgtcatacctcgtttaaaaatttaaatctttagacccgtatCAGAGATTTTTCCATAActcgtttataatgattttatcgcctatatacGCTACTTTACGGGCACACTGTATAATATTGATATGTGTTACATCAAATAAAAACCAGATTTACCTCTGTAAGTCTGTCTATATGACCTTTATTTAAGgtatcattttcatttaaaactttttgattttcttcttcttctattgCTAAACGTTGTTGCATTTCATCCAACTGATCTTGCaactaaaaaagattttttgtaaattcatacacaaaactatttttttcttaaatttaggAAGTGTTGATTTTGGCACATTACAAAAAGCTGGGTCGATAAATTAAgctgaatatttttatataaaaattattatattgatCAAACACCACATTAAAAGACGCATATTTTGTACATAGGAATTATTACGTTATGATTAAATCCGACACATCCCGAGAAATAATACAATTAACTACTGTACCTCATCAACTATTGTAGGCAGAGACTTTTCAATACATTTATATGCAAATTCAACACCTTGTATGTAATTTGGGGAGCAGACAGGAGGAGCCGCCTATCGTTatcaaactttttctttttgctttattaaaatcattttagtaAAAACGTACCTGTTTTAATTGAGTTTTAAGCAACGCCAACTCCTTGTCTTTATTTTCTAGTTTTTTTGTCCATTGAATTTCAGCTTGTTCTACATGGTTCtgaagtttatttaaaaccccttcctaaaaataaccaaaataaAGAAGAGGTTAAATAAgcggaaaatttaaaaacaaattagaaataattacaGTATCGGCTATTATAACTTTGAaccgtttattttcagtttGTAACTTGATCAATTCGCTGTTGTCAACGGGTTCTGGAGTTTTTGGCTTTTCAAGCTCATTCACATATCGAGAAATTGCACCTTCGATTTGCTCGCACCATTCTTCGTGCGTTACATTTTcgttaactttaatatttggGAAGAGTCTTTGGatgaattttttgttcataCTTTCCTgttcaagttttatttttgtaactgTTTcctaaaataaagtattaagacattttattttaattgttttcatatattattattaattttggaaaGTGATGTCAACTTTTCATTAACACAATATATTtacaagttattaaattaataattaataaatgattttgttcATTGTAAgcttaaattgtttaaaggctagatttgaaattttataataaaacgttatataactcttcaattaaatattcaaaatatatttataatttaattctctttttctaatttttatcaAGAAGCACTTACTTCAACATTAATCACGCATTTGTTACGATTTTCCGCTATGTTCAAGGCTTCCATCACTTTCCAGTTCTTTTTGCGTAAATCCTAAATAACAAACGCAAACAATCTAAGTCTACcactaataattaaataactcaAACTACAACTACCAATAAccaaatgaattaaataaataaaatcatataattgaaagaaaaagtgcCAAACTTACATTGTTCTTATCTTTTTGTTCCGCCAATTCCGTTTCGAGTCTCTTAATTGATGCGTCTAAATTAGCATTATAccttttttcgttttcttgcATTTGAGATTTCAATGATGATAATTCGTTTTGTAGATTCATCACCTCAACTTGATGAGCTTTCTTCTCTTCCATAACACCATTTTCCCTAGATAGATCGGTTTGGcgtttttcttcttcaagGTTTAAAACTTCAGATTTTAACTGtaagaaaaaatgatttaaatagtatttacaagtttttttttatttaatgtttacttttgttataatttcatCGCTTTCCTCTTTGTACTTCTTCATATTCTGTAATTCAGTCAATGCTTGAACTTTTGTCAACTCGGATATACGGAATTCCTCCATTTGCTTTTGACACGTCGCGTTTAACTGAGCTATTTCCAATTGCATATCATTTTCTTGACGTTGCATCATACCGTAACGATGTTCTAAATCTTTATGCGCTTCCTACAAATAGcaatttaagataaattattgaattgagcttgttttaaaggattcttaatttgttacaatatataaataattatccgCGAAATATTTGGAGAAATGAAAAAAACGAAACTTTTGtacctcaaaattaaaaactaacctcaatttttctaatataATCTTCTTTTTGGTCGATTTCATTCTTCATAATAGCATTTTGATGTTGTAACGGCGCCAAAATACTCTGTTGATGCTCGTTAgccatttctttttcttgggCTTGAGTAATAATATGTTGCAACTGTTGTATTTGCATTTGATAACCTCCATTCTCTTCCATCAACTTATGACTCTTGATCATTTCATTATTAAGTTGTTCTTGCAACGGTTGCAACTTCTGTTGCGTTCCAACCAATCGACCGTTAACGTTCTGTAGTTCTACAAGTTTTGCATTCAGGGCTTCTTCTAATCCACGCATTTTCTGTTGCAACTGTGATTTTTCCGCGATTTGTTCACTGCGTACCTCCTTCAATTTTGCCTGGGCGCTCACCAAGGCTTCTTGTTCTTCTTGGAGCATCTTTTCTTTTTCGGCCAAttgttttttgagtttttggACAGGGTCGGCTTTACCCTATTGATGAAGCCAGATAAATGCACAACATGAAAAAATTCAAGGTTTAGAAATAAGAGGGATGGTGGATTTCGGGTGAATATATTACCTCGCTCCACTCATCAATTATTGCAGGGGCCTCGTGCTGCTTGTTTAGTAACATATCAATAAGAATTTGTACCTCAGAACGAGACAATTCAGCCTTACGCACCAATGAACTCAGAAGTTGTAGATTGAGTCCATCTTTTTCGGCAGCTatgtaaaacaattttttatttattacagtaaatttaattttttcatacaaACGTAAATAAGTATAACACAATCAAAATAGCAATGTTTTATTAACCCGGCGTCCGACACGTAGGGTGTAACAAACTCACAGCGAATTAAGATGTAGTATGCCGACGCGATGCGTGTGAGCAGGCAAGTATTCTTCTCGGTAGCTTTCGGCAATAGTCGATTCTATCAGCGTATGTAACCGTTTTGATGGCAGTTAATTGGAAGTGAAGTTAACGAGCAGTTTAGTGTACCTAGGG
This genomic stretch from Onthophagus taurus isolate NC chromosome 7, IU_Otau_3.0, whole genome shotgun sequence harbors:
- the LOC111419144 gene encoding kinectin isoform X8, which gives rise to MMFDVQTIAIVCLFVVISAAVLLFISMVVTKEKTYEEAIAEQRQQTNALLTSQTKQKPKEKKQKKAGKKVKEKTNPVPIEQEIDETDGVDQSVENIGVTSQTMSSSHPKHHVEFTEPAVLEEQPTKDVNKRRPKKDKVRPILLNRDMSEEKIVLTPDCEVEPANHFEESHPKDEFELMHSQSVSLEKDNSPKREPVKEKLVKEKLNATHEAIPFKTKKMPKLQTVETTTQTNPLKEELPVQQVTQITQTNGLVSNIGKDKKKKKTEHNILEQLTAEKDGLNLQLLSSLVRKAELSRSEVQILIDMLLNKQHEAPAIIDEWSEGKADPVQKLKKQLAEKEKMLQEEQEALVSAQAKLKEVRSEQIAEKSQLQQKMRGLEEALNAKLVELQNVNGRLVGTQQKLQPLQEQLNNEMIKSHKLMEENGGYQMQIQQLQHIITQAQEKEMANEHQQSILAPLQHQNAIMKNEIDQKEDYIRKIEEAHKDLEHRYGMMQRQENDMQLEIAQLNATCQKQMEEFRISELTKVQALTELQNMKKYKEESDEIITKLKSEVLNLEEEKRQTDLSRENGVMEEKKAHQVEVMNLQNELSSLKSQMQENEKRYNANLDASIKRLETELAEQKDKNNETVTKIKLEQESMNKKFIQRLFPNIKVNENVTHEEWCEQIEGAISRYVNELEKPKTPEPVDNSELIKLQTENKRFKVIIADTEGVLNKLQNHVEQAEIQWTKKLENKDKELALLKTQLKQLQDQLDEMQQRLAIEEEENQKVLNENDTLNKGHIDRLTEDISNLTQQLEESQKRNSELQIQLDSLSNLAVKAINNHSSTSNGPAVTVETALSSASSATSSISEVKVKKNKKKKRKNNGN